caacatatttattaattaggattatttttatgacaaaaaaaaaacaggaggTTGTTAATGTACATGAATGGTAATAAAAACGACGGTGGAAATGGCTATATATCACTATACGTGAGGATGGAAGAGACCGAATCGCTTCCATATGGTTGGGAAGTCAACGTTGATCTCAAACTATTTGTCCACAATCCAAAGCAACACAAGTACTTGGCTGTCACAGGTATATATGTTCATCATTCATCATCCATTTGCTTTCATATTACTAACTAAATaggaataaaacaaccaataaaaataactcagttAGACTAGCTACATGCATCTTTATTTGGCGGTTGTAGATGATAAGATTTGACTATAAGCTGAGTTTGGTTATAATTTTGGACTATTGCAGATGGAGCAGTCAAGAGATTCACCGCGGCGAAAAAAGAGTGGGGATTCGGACAGTTGATTTCCCTCGCAACGTTCCAAAACGCGAACCAGGGGTACATTGTGCAGGACACATGTTCTTTTGGTGCTGAGATCCTCATCGTTAAACCGGCCGAGAAACAAGAGAAAGTCACATTTATATCAAACCCACCAAACAATGTTTTCACTTGGAAGATTCTTCGTTTCTCCACCTTGGAAGATAAATTCTACTATTCTGATGATTTTCTCGTTGGAGACCGTTACTGGTTAGTACTTTATATAGTTGCATATTTGAATTCCTTTAATAACGGTTTTTGGTTGATGTATAATCAGGAGATTAGGATTTAACCCGAAAGGGGATGGAGATGGCAGACCACATGCACTTCCAATCTACTTATATGCTCAAGGCTTTAGGCCAAACGCAGTTGTTACAAACACTTGGGGAGCGGTTAATCTACGATTAAAGAACCAACGTAGCTCCAACCACAGGCAACTATATTGTAAGAAGactaaaccaataaaaataattttttatttccaa
This genomic stretch from Brassica oleracea var. oleracea cultivar TO1000 unplaced genomic scaffold, BOL UnpScaffold03369, whole genome shotgun sequence harbors:
- the LOC106321858 gene encoding uncharacterized protein LOC106321858 translates to TRVLREERPSSKIVTIAGYSVIKERTELYESSVFEAAGYKWRLLMYMNGNKNDGGNGYISLYVRMEETESLPYGWEVNVDLKLFVHNPKQHKYLAVTDGAVKRFTAAKKEWGFGQLISLATFQNANQGYIVQDTCSFGAEILIVKPAEKQEKVTFISNPPNNVFTWKILRFSTLEDKFYYSDDFLVGDRYWRLGFNPKGDGDGRPHALPIYLYAQGFRPNAVVTNTWGAVNLRLKNQRSSNHRQLYSAAWYPIRSDYGVGVNNIILM